From one Melioribacteraceae bacterium genomic stretch:
- a CDS encoding sugar phosphate nucleotidyltransferase encodes MDLAIIAAGQGLRLKEEGINIPKPLVEINGVPVIQRIIDLALKNGFNSIVCIINEESEELERFLHENCTNHPLNLVVKSTPSSFHSLYQLSRFTASPFLLTTTDSVFKEKEFSAFLDYGLNKNDADAVLAVTNFIDDEKPLYAEVEKDLRIVSLTDNNKDCEFVTGGLYLFNKDIKKYVDEAAEQGVNRLRNFLRYLLQKELRMYSYPFSKIIDVDHVLDIKKAEDFLLGNYN; translated from the coding sequence ATGGATTTAGCAATTATAGCAGCTGGTCAGGGTCTGAGGTTAAAAGAAGAAGGAATTAACATTCCTAAACCTCTTGTTGAAATTAACGGCGTTCCAGTGATACAGAGAATAATCGATTTAGCGCTTAAAAACGGATTCAATTCAATTGTATGTATTATTAATGAAGAATCGGAAGAACTAGAAAGATTTTTGCATGAAAATTGTACAAATCACCCATTAAATCTAGTAGTGAAATCAACACCAAGTTCATTCCACAGCTTATATCAATTGAGCAGGTTTACAGCATCACCCTTTCTGCTAACAACAACCGATTCCGTTTTTAAGGAAAAAGAATTTTCAGCTTTTCTCGATTACGGTTTAAATAAAAATGATGCGGATGCGGTTTTGGCTGTTACCAATTTTATAGATGACGAAAAACCTCTTTATGCTGAAGTTGAAAAAGACTTGAGGATAGTGAGTCTTACGGATAACAATAAAGATTGTGAATTTGTAACCGGCGGTTTATACCTGTTCAATAAGGATATTAAAAAATACGTTGATGAAGCAGCAGAACAAGGTGTTAATCGATTGAGAAACTTTTTGAGGTATTTATTACAGAAAGAATTGAGAATGTATTCTTACCCTTTCTCAAAAATTATTGATGTTGATCATGTATTGGATATTAAAAAAGCCGAAGATTTTCTTTTAGGAAATTATAACTAA
- a CDS encoding ABC transporter permease, translating to MSRFKNIIIHLQDQTLLLKNIVVNLGAVKEHWDDTIQEMYLVGTKSLLLVFLGGIFSGVILAIETGHQLKIFGATALISRTVSLGMVRELGPVVTGLLLAARTGAKNASELGAMQLSDQIDALRAFGADPIRRLVVVRTIAATLMFLPLTLIADIAGILGGMLVANQTFHVDMNSFWNTAISVLEMKDLFVGFIKPLFYGFFVGSMSCYFGLKTKGGTAGLGKNTVNAVVFTSVTILILDFIFTKIVWEVL from the coding sequence GTGTCTCGTTTCAAAAATATAATCATACATCTTCAAGACCAAACTTTGTTGCTTAAAAACATAGTTGTAAATCTTGGCGCGGTAAAAGAGCACTGGGACGACACAATACAAGAAATGTACTTGGTAGGCACTAAGTCTTTATTACTTGTATTTCTCGGTGGTATTTTCTCCGGTGTAATTCTTGCAATTGAAACCGGGCACCAATTAAAAATCTTCGGAGCTACGGCATTAATAAGCAGAACCGTTTCATTAGGAATGGTAAGAGAGTTAGGACCGGTTGTAACCGGACTTCTTTTAGCGGCACGAACAGGAGCTAAAAATGCTTCCGAGTTGGGTGCCATGCAATTGAGCGATCAAATAGATGCTCTTAGGGCATTTGGCGCTGATCCAATTCGTAGATTGGTTGTCGTAAGGACAATTGCCGCAACGCTGATGTTTTTACCGTTAACACTAATTGCAGATATTGCGGGAATTTTAGGCGGAATGCTGGTTGCTAATCAAACCTTTCATGTTGACATGAACTCGTTTTGGAATACTGCAATAAGTGTTCTAGAAATGAAAGACTTATTTGTTGGCTTTATTAAACCGTTATTCTATGGTTTTTTTGTTGGTTCAATGAGTTGTTACTTCGGCTTGAAAACTAAAGGCGGAACCGCAGGCTTGGGTAAAAATACAGTCAATGCTGTTGTGTTTACATCGGTTACAATTTTAATACTTGATTTTATATTCACAAAAATTGTTTGGGAAGTCTTGTAA
- a CDS encoding ATP-binding cassette domain-containing protein: MIALKNISLTLNSKTILKNVNCEIKQGLTSVILGPSGAGKSSLLRIILGLWLPDKGSVLVDGKDITTMDDSEVLEVRKNIGIVFQSNALFDSLSVAENIVYFLPGRSEKSEKELVLKAKELLSYVNMPGTENLYPGELSGGMKKRVAIARALALRPKVILFDEPTTGLDPINSGAVLDLIDKLKQNGTTSVVVTHILNDAIQIGDRFTVINNGSIMESGSIGRIMESTNTFVREFFSQIRRENHWSAVRKNQRGMINVQ, translated from the coding sequence ATGATAGCTCTAAAAAATATATCGCTAACGCTAAACAGTAAAACTATCCTCAAAAATGTTAATTGTGAAATTAAACAAGGACTTACTTCAGTAATATTAGGGCCCAGCGGTGCAGGTAAAAGTTCGTTGCTTAGAATTATTCTTGGTCTTTGGCTGCCCGATAAAGGCAGCGTATTAGTTGATGGGAAAGATATAACAACAATGGATGACTCCGAAGTATTGGAAGTGAGAAAAAATATCGGAATAGTTTTTCAAAGCAATGCCTTATTCGATTCGCTGTCTGTTGCGGAAAACATAGTCTACTTTTTACCGGGCAGAAGTGAAAAGTCAGAAAAGGAGTTAGTGTTAAAGGCAAAAGAGCTTCTGAGTTATGTTAATATGCCCGGAACAGAAAACTTATACCCGGGAGAATTAAGCGGCGGAATGAAAAAAAGAGTTGCAATTGCCCGGGCATTAGCCCTTAGGCCAAAAGTTATATTATTTGACGAACCAACTACAGGTTTAGATCCGATTAATTCTGGAGCTGTTCTTGATTTAATTGATAAGTTAAAACAAAATGGAACTACTTCGGTAGTTGTTACTCATATACTAAACGATGCTATCCAGATTGGGGATCGATTTACCGTGATTAATAACGGCTCAATTATGGAGTCAGGATCTATCGGAAGAATAATGGAATCAACAAACACGTTTGTAAGGGAATTCTTTTCGCAAATTAGAAGAGAAAATCATTGGTCTGCAGTGAGGAAAAATCAAAGAGGAATGATAAATGTTCAATAG
- a CDS encoding MlaD family protein, which yields MFNRNSKLYKMRVGYTVFLGLIIFFLFVVLVGTKGNYLRNTYELKILLKDTQGLREGASVSLAGLKVGEIDKIEFISIDEDNLVLLRLSIREEYSNHITDKSFARIETSGLLGEKLINISMGNTFEPNLKNGDILPVKESLSLDKLTDKIEPIANNVNAVVSNLKIITDSISRGKGSIGELVINSTFAVRFNSMLTNLDEFTAKLNQPNNTIGKLVNTTEFYDNINSLAGNIKMLTDSLNSGKGTLGKLLVDDSFYNELNDLTDNLNQLVLKTDNNNTIIGGALNDTGTYAKITMLIEELNKLIVDVKENPDRYINISVF from the coding sequence ATGTTCAATAGAAATTCAAAATTATATAAGATGAGAGTAGGATACACTGTGTTTCTTGGCTTAATAATATTCTTTCTTTTTGTTGTGTTGGTTGGAACGAAAGGTAACTATTTAAGAAACACTTATGAATTGAAGATACTCTTAAAAGACACTCAAGGTTTACGAGAGGGAGCTTCTGTATCATTAGCGGGGTTGAAAGTAGGAGAAATTGATAAAATTGAATTTATATCCATAGACGAAGATAATTTGGTGCTGTTAAGACTTTCAATACGTGAAGAATATTCAAATCACATAACCGATAAATCATTTGCGAGAATAGAAACGAGCGGTTTACTGGGTGAAAAATTAATAAATATTTCAATGGGCAATACTTTCGAACCGAACCTTAAAAACGGCGATATTCTGCCGGTAAAAGAATCACTCTCACTTGATAAGCTAACCGATAAGATTGAGCCAATCGCAAATAATGTAAATGCTGTTGTAAGCAATCTTAAAATAATTACGGATTCAATCTCACGGGGCAAGGGAAGCATAGGAGAACTGGTTATTAATTCAACATTTGCAGTACGATTTAATTCGATGCTTACCAATCTTGATGAATTTACGGCAAAACTTAATCAACCAAATAATACAATAGGTAAATTGGTTAATACAACAGAATTCTACGATAACATTAATTCGTTAGCAGGCAATATTAAAATGCTGACCGATTCATTGAATTCCGGCAAAGGTACTTTGGGTAAGCTTTTAGTGGATGATAGTTTTTATAATGAGTTAAATGATCTCACTGATAATCTAAATCAATTAGTATTGAAAACAGATAACAATAATACAATTATAGGCGGAGCGTTGAATGATACCGGAACCTATGCAAAAATTACAATGCTGATTGAAGAGTTAAACAAGCTGATTGTTGATGTAAAAGAAAATCCGGATAGATACATAAATATATCTGTCTTTTAG
- a CDS encoding CDP-alcohol phosphatidyltransferase family protein, which yields MQAHSIKSTYKAKDTEETLDKIFYRPLGYVMALGFKALGLTPNAVTIISIFVGIAAGHFFYYESISLNLFGIALLILANTMDSADGQLARITNTKSRIGRILDGLAGNLWFVSIYLHLYFRFINNGYDPSSILLLVVAGISHSFQSAYADYLRNYYLMFLHGKDKSEIEESENIREKYYKLSWGKNFYQKFLMRVYLNYTLEQELFSKNIIKLYDLAKNKFALNIPERISSLYKKMNQPLVKYFNILTTNTRMIFLFIALFLNEPILYFLFELTLLNILFIYVVLKHEKNSSTIFDEALKVNIN from the coding sequence ATGCAAGCACATTCTATTAAATCAACTTATAAAGCTAAAGATACAGAGGAAACATTAGACAAAATATTTTACAGACCTTTAGGTTATGTTATGGCTCTCGGGTTTAAAGCTTTGGGACTCACACCTAATGCGGTCACAATCATAAGTATATTTGTCGGTATTGCCGCAGGCCATTTTTTCTACTATGAAAGTATTTCATTAAATCTGTTCGGCATAGCGCTATTAATATTAGCCAATACAATGGATAGCGCTGACGGTCAGCTAGCACGTATTACAAACACAAAAAGTAGAATTGGAAGAATACTTGACGGACTAGCCGGTAACCTGTGGTTCGTAAGTATTTATCTTCACTTGTATTTCAGATTTATTAATAACGGTTATGATCCTTCAAGTATTCTTTTGCTTGTAGTAGCGGGAATCAGTCACTCATTTCAATCAGCTTATGCAGATTACCTTCGCAACTATTACTTGATGTTCTTACACGGGAAAGATAAAAGCGAAATTGAGGAGTCCGAGAACATAAGGGAGAAATATTACAAGCTAAGCTGGGGAAAAAACTTTTATCAAAAATTTTTAATGCGTGTTTACCTTAATTATACTTTAGAGCAAGAACTCTTTTCCAAAAACATTATCAAGTTATATGACCTAGCAAAGAATAAATTCGCATTAAATATTCCGGAAAGGATATCATCTCTTTATAAAAAAATGAATCAACCGCTTGTAAAATATTTTAACATACTTACAACTAACACACGCATGATTTTTTTGTTTATTGCGCTGTTCTTAAATGAACCGATACTCTATTTCCTTTTTGAGCTTACATTGCTAAACATATTGTTTATTTATGTGGTCCTAAAACACGAGAAGAACAGTTCAACTATTTTTGATGAAGCATTAAAAGTAAACATCAATTGA
- a CDS encoding lysylphosphatidylglycerol synthase transmembrane domain-containing protein, whose protein sequence is MNRKVKTIFFVLGLIIFVLLISEFGLENILTNIQKTGWWLVPIIGVWLFVYLLNALAWRFVLKPQKEKISFAEIFTISLSGFAINYITPVINLGGEPYKVLVLKEKLGTNNAVSSVILYSMLHFFSSFIYWIAAIVLILLSLTLSDELQIIFSAGFIAALLGIWFFYSRHKKGVFISLFKIIPKLPFTAKLVEKLKTKEDSLVDIDEQITNFYNKSRRDFYSSLMLEVAARFVASVEFIFILKAIGIEISFQEAIYINAFSSLFMNLFFFIPMNLGVREGSLFLIMGLLKFTSAIGIYIGLVNRIREFFWILIGLLLIQFRKTNIPNKEVINYADIK, encoded by the coding sequence ATGAACAGAAAAGTTAAAACGATATTTTTTGTTTTGGGACTAATAATCTTTGTTTTGCTTATTTCTGAATTCGGCCTCGAGAATATATTAACTAATATTCAAAAAACAGGGTGGTGGCTGGTACCGATTATTGGAGTTTGGTTATTTGTATATTTATTGAATGCCTTAGCTTGGCGGTTTGTTTTAAAACCTCAAAAAGAGAAAATATCATTCGCGGAAATTTTTACAATATCTTTAAGCGGATTTGCAATTAACTATATCACGCCGGTAATTAATCTTGGCGGAGAACCCTACAAAGTACTGGTACTGAAAGAAAAACTCGGAACTAATAATGCCGTTTCTTCGGTAATACTTTATTCGATGCTTCACTTTTTCTCCTCATTTATTTATTGGATAGCTGCAATTGTACTCATTCTCTTATCTCTAACTTTATCCGACGAACTTCAAATAATTTTTAGTGCGGGATTTATTGCTGCTCTTTTGGGGATATGGTTTTTTTATTCACGTCACAAGAAGGGAGTATTTATAAGTCTTTTTAAAATTATTCCCAAACTTCCGTTTACCGCAAAGCTTGTTGAAAAATTAAAAACGAAAGAAGATTCACTTGTTGACATCGACGAACAAATAACCAATTTCTATAACAAAAGTAGAAGAGATTTTTATTCTTCTTTAATGCTTGAAGTTGCCGCACGTTTTGTTGCTTCAGTTGAATTTATATTTATACTAAAAGCAATTGGAATTGAAATATCATTTCAAGAAGCAATTTATATAAACGCATTTTCTTCTTTGTTTATGAACTTATTCTTTTTCATCCCGATGAATTTAGGTGTGCGCGAAGGAAGTCTCTTTTTAATAATGGGATTATTGAAGTTCACATCTGCAATCGGAATTTATATTGGTCTGGTAAATAGAATCCGAGAGTTTTTCTGGATTTTAATAGGCTTACTCTTGATTCAATTTCGAAAAACAAATATTCCAAACAAAGAAGTGATTAATTACGCGGATATAAAATGA
- a CDS encoding HAD family hydrolase codes for MNIEIKNIIFDYGGTLDTHGVHWSEKFWEVYQHFHLPVEKEDFRKAYVYSERYIPNVIKKDYGLERTYKTQIYYQFNYLESNNLLSGFSYMILDELVKYLISQVKNNIEITKLTLAILEQDHTLGLISNYYGNINKVLEDLDLMKYFKAVIDSTVVGVRKPNEEIFKMALNKIDIQANETAMVGDSYGNDIVPAKLLGCKTIWLKGKGWSEVKDTSSADFIIESLKQLPDLIKTLNKNYAY; via the coding sequence ATGAACATCGAAATAAAAAATATAATATTCGATTACGGTGGAACTCTCGATACTCACGGGGTACACTGGAGTGAAAAGTTTTGGGAAGTTTATCAACATTTCCATCTTCCGGTTGAAAAAGAGGATTTTAGAAAAGCTTATGTCTATTCGGAAAGATATATCCCAAATGTGATTAAGAAAGATTATGGATTAGAGAGAACTTACAAGACACAAATTTATTATCAGTTCAATTACCTCGAAAGTAATAATCTCCTATCAGGCTTTTCGTATATGATACTTGACGAGTTGGTGAAGTACTTAATAAGTCAAGTTAAGAATAATATAGAAATCACAAAGTTAACTTTAGCAATACTGGAACAAGATCATACGTTGGGATTGATTTCCAATTATTACGGTAACATTAATAAAGTTTTGGAAGATCTTGATTTAATGAAATATTTCAAAGCGGTAATTGATTCGACGGTTGTTGGTGTTAGAAAACCTAATGAAGAGATATTCAAAATGGCGTTAAATAAAATTGATATCCAAGCAAATGAAACTGCTATGGTCGGAGATTCGTACGGAAACGATATTGTTCCGGCTAAACTATTAGGATGTAAAACCATTTGGTTAAAAGGTAAAGGTTGGAGTGAAGTTAAAGATACAAGCAGTGCCGATTTTATAATTGAATCACTTAAGCAATTGCCGGATTTAATAAAAACATTGAATAAAAATTACGCTTATTAA
- a CDS encoding inositol-3-phosphate synthase: MENIGIKKPEGKLGVLIVGLNGAVSTTFLAGIFAVKKGLSLPIGSLTQMGTIRIGKRAANNFPMIKDFVPLNSIDDLVFGGWDIRNESIFEAANYAKVLNEKDLNNVTEELKAIKPMKAVFDQYYVKRLKGDHVKEGRTKYELMLQLRDDIQLFKEMNSLDRVVVVWAGSTEIFIEQQDVHKTIKAFEDGMKNNDLDISPSMLYAYAAVSEGVPFINGSPNLCVDIPAIVDLAIKNEVPVAGKDFKTGQTLIKTVIAPMLKMRMLGLNGWFSNNILGNRDGEVLDDPGSFKTKEESKLSVLGTILQPELYQELYSDYYHKVRINYYPPRGDNKEGWDNIDIFGWLGYPMELKINFLCRDSILAAPIMLDLILFADLAQRSNMKGMQEWMSLFFKSPMHSENVIPEHDLFIQSMKLKNTLRKLMNEMPITHLDTNGVEHSVEEYECFD; the protein is encoded by the coding sequence ATGGAAAATATTGGAATTAAAAAACCTGAAGGGAAGCTCGGTGTTTTAATTGTTGGCTTGAACGGAGCTGTTTCAACTACTTTTTTAGCAGGTATCTTTGCCGTTAAAAAAGGTTTGTCGCTGCCTATCGGTTCATTAACACAAATGGGTACTATTAGAATTGGGAAAAGAGCTGCTAATAATTTCCCGATGATAAAAGACTTTGTTCCGTTGAATTCGATTGATGATCTCGTTTTCGGCGGATGGGATATTAGAAATGAAAGCATTTTTGAAGCCGCCAATTATGCCAAAGTGTTAAACGAAAAAGATCTCAATAACGTTACCGAAGAGCTGAAAGCCATTAAACCCATGAAAGCGGTATTCGATCAATATTATGTGAAAAGATTAAAAGGAGATCATGTAAAGGAAGGCAGAACAAAGTATGAACTTATGTTGCAGCTTCGTGATGACATACAATTATTCAAGGAAATGAATTCGCTTGATCGTGTGGTTGTAGTTTGGGCAGGGAGCACTGAGATTTTTATCGAGCAGCAAGATGTTCATAAAACAATTAAGGCGTTTGAAGATGGTATGAAAAACAACGACCTGGATATATCTCCAAGTATGCTGTATGCATATGCGGCAGTTTCGGAAGGAGTACCGTTCATTAACGGTTCACCGAATCTTTGTGTGGATATCCCGGCAATAGTTGATCTTGCAATCAAAAACGAAGTACCGGTTGCCGGTAAAGATTTTAAAACTGGGCAAACGTTAATCAAAACAGTAATAGCCCCGATGTTGAAAATGAGGATGCTCGGATTAAACGGCTGGTTCTCGAATAATATCTTAGGTAATAGAGACGGTGAAGTTTTGGATGACCCGGGTTCATTTAAAACTAAGGAAGAAAGTAAGTTATCGGTACTTGGGACAATACTGCAACCCGAATTGTACCAAGAACTTTATTCAGATTACTATCACAAAGTTCGTATCAATTATTATCCGCCGCGCGGCGATAACAAGGAAGGCTGGGATAATATCGATATTTTCGGTTGGCTAGGTTACCCGATGGAATTGAAAATCAATTTCCTCTGCCGTGATTCGATTCTAGCTGCACCGATCATGCTTGACCTTATCTTATTTGCCGATCTCGCACAAAGAAGCAATATGAAAGGAATGCAAGAGTGGATGTCTTTGTTCTTTAAGAGTCCGATGCATTCGGAAAATGTTATTCCAGAACACGATTTGTTTATCCAATCGATGAAATTAAAAAATACGCTCAGAAAATTAATGAACGAAATGCCGATTACTCATCTCGACACAAACGGTGTGGAACATAGTGTTGAAGAATATGAATGCTTTGATTAA